From the Sebastes fasciatus isolate fSebFas1 chromosome 3, fSebFas1.pri, whole genome shotgun sequence genome, one window contains:
- the tmem134 gene encoding transmembrane protein 134, translating to MATQFSIDDAFVLEGDEDGAVSDGETEGWKDREGGGEMTFGPLSFSKPQTHPSPAAAAGSPEHSNLKYQNLENEDALGSNGNSSFNNLFKISDPATLSYCSSQWSFSTLSSVTQLSAHCCGWVSHPLVKKNRRVVLASFLLLITGVALIFTGVVIQLNPNAGVSSAIFFVPGFLLFIPGVYHVIYISCAVRGRRGFKLFYLPYFEK from the exons ATGGCGACGCAGTTCAGTATCGATGATGCCTTCGTGTTGGAAGGAGACGAGGATGGAGCTGTGTCTgacggagagacggagggatggaaggacagagaaggaggaggagagatgacaTTTGGTCCTCTATCTTTCTCTAAACCCCAGACTCATccctctcctgctgctgctgccggctCCCCTGAACACAGTAACCTAAAGTATCAG AATCTGGAAAATGAAGACGCCTTGGGCAGCAATGGCAATTCCTCTTTCAATAACTTATTCAAAATCAG CGACCCTGCGACTCTGTCTTACTGCAGCTCCCAGTGGTCCTTCAGCACCTTGAGTTCTGTCACACAGCTTTCTGCACACTGCTGCGG GTGGGTGTCCCATCCACTTGTGAAGAAAAACAGACGAGTTGTGCTTGCGTCATTCCTTCTCCTCATCACTGGAGTTG CTCTTATTTTCACAGGTGTTGTCATACAGCTGAATCCAAATGCAG GTGTTTCAAGTGCTATTTTCTTTGTACCTGGATTTCTTCTCTTCATCCCAGGAG TGTACCATGTGATATACATCAGCTGTGCTGTCCGTGGAAGAAGAGGCTTCAAATTGTTCTACctaccttattttgaaaaatga
- the aip gene encoding AH receptor-interacting protein, which yields MEEEARKLLEEGIIKKLISPGKGELSTFPNGTKVVFHYRTSQCDGTMLDDSRTMGGRSKPMELIMGKKFKLAVWERVVITMKQGEIAEFTCDNKHTALYPLVSQSLRNISAGKDPLEGQRHCCGIAQIHSHHSLGHKDLDQLQANPQPLVFTIELQEVLCPGSFQLDVWAMTDEEKLQLVPQIHEEGNMLFKKGQIKDATEKYYNGIACLKNLQMKEHPGDEVWVKLDHMITPLLLNYCQCKLLQGQYYEVIEHCSSIVFKYEDNVKAFYKRAKAHAAVWNEVEAKADFDKVLELDPSLGPSVAKELKAMEERIRTKEKEEKGRYKDLFNYNAPPATATTG from the exons ATGGAGGAAGAGGCACGCAAGCTGCTGGAGGAAGGAATAATAAAGAAACTGATCAGTCCTGGTAAAGGAGAGCTATCGACCTTTCCCAATGGAACCAAG GTGGTCTTCCACTACCGCACCAGCCAGTGCGATGGCACAATGCTGGATGACTCCAGAACCATGGGGGGCCGCAGCAAACCCATGGAGCTCATCATGGGCAAGAAGTTTAAACTGGCTGTGTGGGAGAGAGTGGTCATCACCATGAAACAAGGAGAAATTGCAGAATTTACCTGTGACAATAAG CACACAGCACTATACCCGCTCGTTTCCCAGTCCCTGAGAAACATCAGTGCCGGTAAGGACCCCCTTGAAGGCCAGAGGCATTGCTGCGGCATTGCCCAGATCCACTCACACCACTCCCTAGGGCACAAGGACCTGGATCAGCTTCAGGCCAATCCACAGCCTCTTGTCTTCACCATCGAGCTGCAGGAG GTTCTGTGTCCAGGATCGTTCCAGCTTGACGTGTGGGCCATGACAGACGAAGAGAAACTCCAGCTCGTTCCTCAGATCCACGAGGAGGGCAACATGCTTTTTAAAAAGGGCCAAATTAAGGATGCCACAGAAAAGTACTACAATGGCATTGCCTGCCTCAAAAATCTACAGATGAAG GAGCACCCTGGAGACGAAGTATGGGTGAAGTTGGACCATATGATCACGCCACTGCTCCTCAACTACTGCCAGTGCAAGTTACTCCAGGGCCAGTACTACGAAGTCATCGAACACTGCTCATCCATAGTCTTCAAATATGAAG ACAATGTGAAGGCCTTCTACAAGCGAGCTAAGGCCCACGCTGCAGTGTGGAACGAGGTAGAGGCAAAGGCGGACTTTGATAAGGTGTTGGAGCTGGACCCTTCTCTGGGGCCGTCTGTTGCCAAGGAGTTGAAAGCCATGGAGGAGAGGATCCGCAccaaagagaaggaggaaaaggGTCGCTACAAAGACCTATTCAACTACAACGCACCACCTGCCACTGCCACTACA GGTTGA